The sequence CAATCCAAAAGTGAAAGGTCTCaatacaaaataacttttttgttgcagacatttataaaaacatgacaaataacTTAATACTGCATCCCTGTCTAGTAAATTAAACCTAAAAACCTaatctttgtttattaaaacaagttTGTCCATAATAGCATCATGCTATAGTGCAATATACAGCATGCCAGATATCCATAAGCCCTTTAATGCATTGTTTGAGTGGAAACAGATGTGTCTTGTCCAGTTTGAAGGTTTCTGTGAATTTGGCCACTGCAGCTTAGAACAATAAGCTCTATCAACAATGACCCTGCTCTGACTGGAGTTGTGCTAGGATTCATAAACACATTCCTGGTTAGAAATATAGTTTACAGACAGGATTCACTGCATATGTTAAAGTGCACTGGAGGATCACTTCATATTACTAGAGTACACTTTACCTTGTTCAGCTTCCCCAGAGCAGATATCAAATCTGCCCATTCACTGGAGTACTCAAAGTTTTTAAGGGCTTTGTCCACAGCTGCTACATAGTTCCTGTACTTGGAGTCAGCCAGCAGCTCCAATTCCTCTGTATTCATCCTTCTGAAGTACTATTAGCAAGCGCCTCACTCATGCAAAATCATTACCTGACAAGAGTGAAGCCTTTCAAAGGGTgctgcaagaaagaaaaacagatacaAAGCCTAAACCTTATAATAGTCACTACTGTCACACATGTAGATTTATTTCCACCTATATCCTGACTGACAGCTCTGAAACGGCTGACACATGTAGTTTGTACTGATTTACAAAACATAGGCTTCCATACAGTAGTttaagttaaataattttgtttgtttatttgtttctcgGTCTTGTTTGTATTTCAGGCAAAAACAGCGGCCAGAGCAGTATGTCTTTTTAAATCAACAAGCAACGGAAACTGCTGTTGAGGGATTTCTGAGTGACGTGGTGTACCTGTTTGACTTGCttcccaaatctgaagcagcacctgCGGGTATAGGTAGTGGTCGCTGCGCGTGCGCATCCTATTAACCCGGTCTGTTGCTAACTTCTTGCCGTCTAAAACTTTCAAAATACAGGGTCAAGAACAGctatattactaaaaaaaaataataatgagccCCAGGTTCTTGAGCAAAAATTGGACAGTGCCTTACAACCATTCGCCCCATTAGCTACGGAACCGCTTTGTTTGTAATGCACCAAAACGAAACATGTCATTAAAGACTGACTGTACCTAAAACTGAAGCTTATGGTACAGTTTTACAAGTGAGCTTATAAGCCTATAtcgaatattcggatatttgtcccagcactaaatgtgtgtgtgtgttgtaaatataatatatatatatatatatatatatatatatatatataagaatatatatatatatatatatatgtacagtacattacgtGTTCTTTAAGTTATTTAATGCGCCATTAAATTTGAaaccaaaacattacaaaatgccTTTTGAAAAGCAAAATGGATCTCGCCCGAATTACAACTGAACTCTGTACTACTATCCtcataaatacagatttttttagaTAATGTCGAATGTGTGACAGGTCTCAGCATCTGATGAAAGCAATGTCATTCGCAATTAATGATTTCGCTTCGGTTTcacaacaatgtttttttaaataacagattctGCCGATATGAGACTTGAACCAAATATAAAGATTGCTTACCGTTTCTACGTTATTTCACTCAAACAAATTATGCAAATACAAGACCAAACGAGGTTGTGCTGTGTTTTCTCAGCCAAGCAGTCAGAGGGAGTCAAGGCTGAATACCAATATAGACAGTATCCAGTTCCGGGATATACTGGGCCCTTATCACTCTGTTAAGCATAAACAATTTAATAGCAAGCTAACAAAAGGcgtatttaatttgatttgttgtCTGCTACATCATTCCGGGTCACAAACTAAACGCGAAACTACAGAACACTTTGTTGTAGGATAGTGTTGTGTTTCCTCACTGTTTCTTATGACTGTGACACACAAAGACCAgccgacagctcccagactgcaCTGCGGACTACAGATCGGCGCTTAGTCCTGGCACTTAATATACGCTCCATGCATTAGGTTTCCCACTAATTCATTATGCATGAATGAATAGACACAGCGCAGTACAAAGCCAggtgcattgtttttgttaaatagtgAACATACAGTCTTGGCTATGCATGGAAAATCCgatttttaacatgtttaagcATTAAACAATTCAGAGACATGAACTGTCGTGCATTAGAATGGTCTCTTAAAAATGTTTCAATGTTGCATTTaccatttaaaagataaatgCTCCTTCTTTCATAAAATAACGTGTTTAAGTAGGTGTTTAGTTAAATGGGGTTCTTACAGGCAGTTTATGTTAAATATTAGAAAGCAGTTgactaatataattattatattatgtattatttacattactactactattattattattattattattattattattattattattaatttggcattgaggttgtgtttttatatctttatattttctgatttatgaagtaaaaaaaatacggacgaggaggaggaggtcaAAAGTTCGTAACTGGTGTATTTCAAGGGTAAAATCGCTTTGGTCACATATTTCAAAGTTGCTTATCGTCATCAAAATTAATGGAGACCATGGTACTGTATTAGTGTATTATGTCAAGAACTCCACACTGGCGTGTCACTCGAGGTGTtcatacaatatatttacaataggTGTCGCTGCAGCAGTGACTGTTATCTAGTTTGTGACGCATTTAGGCTTAGGTTCCGCTGTTATTTTCCTCGACGATTTTCTTGCACAGTACTTCCGGGGCCCATGTTTACAAGCATGTGCAGTGAATTCAGTTGAATTAAGTTAAGGCACTTGCAGCCGTATTCTGTGGTGTTTAGATTCATTGCAGCAACtggtaatatatataaattttaaaaatggaCGATTCCAATACCCAGGCTGAAGTCTTCATTGAACTCAGGAAAAGACTCCAGAGCGGACATTTAGTTTTAaggtaatttaaacattttagtgtATACGGTACTGTTATAGTTCGCGGGAATTAATTCAGTGCAAGTTGAACACCAGTTTGTAGAAATTATAATTGACTTTTAAGTGTTTAATTGTTGTAGCTAACTAAGTTTTAACAAGTTTTGTTCTGCTTTCTAAGAAATCTgtttgataacattttacagacaCTGCCCATAACAGGTGTGAAGGTAAAGAAGTAATGTCTGTCAGTCCACGTGACGTAGTGCAAGGGACTGACTGATCAGTTCGGTTTTTTGCTGAAACACTGCATTGTATAATTAAATTGCTTTAGTTAATTAGcctaataatattacatttgagtgtgatatgaaacaaaaaaagatcaaaagtcacttattttaaaaaatctctaattgtatttacattaatatgcAATGGTGCAACCCTGGCAGTAGGTCTCCTCTATTCTACTCCCAAGTGCACAGCATAATCTAGGCATCTACGGAGGCTGGGAGCAGTAATTGAAATAGCATAATTATTTTCCTTACCATTAGCAGTCGCATCATCGATTCGCCTTTACTTGTATTAAAGAACAAACACTTTATGGTATCTAGTCACTTTGTGTGTGGTTGGTCATCTGAATTTgtccttaattgtttaattgaacctagATAATGAATTCATAATTACAGTAAGTACCTGTTTGGAACAAGGTtctgaattgaaaaacaggatttAATTTATATCTCCATTGTATCAGTTACAATAGTATTGAAGTGTGTGTAGCAGTACTATATGTATCCACTAGATGGCCACAGAGCATACAGTACTTATGTAAAGCTCTGATCCTGGAAGGCCATTTGACACCAAATTTAAGTTATAATTAAATAGTTGGCAGCCTCAGACctagatggaggtttaattgattcAGTTAGAACAATTAAGAACATGGGTGGAACAAAGACCTAGTCAAGAAGGGCCTGATGTGGCCATCCCTGATGTAAGTAAGTCGATAAACAGTGCTGACATACAACtggtttacatttgttttttaggACGTTGATTGTCTGGCTGTGCAAAAGAGTTGCTGGAATTCTGCTGCAAACCAGTTTGTTTTTTCCTGATTATGCCCTCATGTGAGAGGCGTTCTTAAGCCGTACAGAATGTTAGCTTGAAAATAAAATAGTGAAAAATTATTTCAGTTAACATCCGGCCTTGAGTGTTGTTCATGTGGTGTGCTTTTGAAATACATGATACAcctagtatactgtatattgatatACTATACTGTCACTGTTGTacttataatttaaatattaagcagCAGCTTACACAAAGGGATCACACGGCACAATACAGATTAGATTTAATCATTGCAATATTTAATTTGATTCATGCTTCTAGTAAGGGTGTAACAATACAATGTGTATTATAATCTGCAGGTCGCAATATGATATGATGCATGTGATCATCCTGATGGACTGCTTATATCTTGCATAATAAGGTTACATGATCATTTAATTACTTTTGATAAAAGACAAAAATTAAATGAGATGGAGAAAGCATGTATTCATATCAACCATAAAACACACCCAATCATTCACAACCACTTGGTGAGCTACAGTGTATTGTGCTTTTGGTCACGTTACAAAAGATACATACCCCTGTTACGATACAATATCATGCAAAGAAAGTATCAGAATTCATCGATATACAATTAATCATTTCACCTCTACTTAGTGTAGATGATGCATCTCTTTCGTAGTGTATGTTCAGGTGGAGACTTGGATTTTTACTAATATGAAAATGTAGTTCTTATTCCATTTTGATAtaagtatgtttttattcaaattgaaatgtaacACATAGTACAACTAAATGTATGGTAAACTGTAATTCAACATTCATCAAATTATATTCTACCATGATATAGCAGATTACAGTTATAACATGAGAAAATTAAGAAATATCAGTATATATCAATATATCAGTACTGCAAAAGTAAGTGGACTGTGTCATTTTTAACAAGTAGGCCTAATAGTAATCGTAGTCTTGTCATTGTAGGACTGATATAAAAAAATCTGCTGTGATAATGACAAGACTACTTTTAACATGCTTAAAGTGTGTTGATACATTAAAGGTTTTGTGTCCCaagctgtgttaaaaaaatgtttctctttATTTAAGATGCAGTCTCTCACAATCaagttttaaagtaaatatattatttctgaGTGACTGTTGAATTACATTGTGTCCCATAAGTCGGGCAAGATTGTTTCTAACAGGCATGCTACTGCTTCCATCTGCAACAGAAGGGAGTAATAAATGTGACCACCTAGCTTTGCTGTAGCTCAGGGAAGCAAAACCAAATGTAAATCTCAGTTTATTCTAAGTAGCTTAAAGTTTTTGTGATAAATTAACAACAGCGGACATTTTCACTTTGCTGTTTTTCAGAGAAAAGGTCAGGTGGCTAATTTAAAAATTTCCAGAGTTATTGTGCACCAAcaaagtaaatacttttttttcatttattttagctaAAACTTGGGATTTTTAAGAAATTGCATTCTATAATCATCCCTTAAAATTTTTatataaactgcaaaaacaagGCTTGCTAAGTGGACAGGGAAGAAACAAAAGATGCACAGTATGTAGTTATGATGCAAACAATCTATCACCCCCTCCTGCACCACACAGACATAAACTGGCAGATCGCAGCTTCTGAAAACAGTAAATAAGGGCATGTAATAATATAATTCCTCACAACAGAACGGATATCCCACTCTGTTAAACCATAGGTGGCCAATTACAGAGCGGCTTTGATGGCTAAGGTCTAGTGGGGGCCTTGGCCTCACTCAGTCTATCCCAGTGGCACAGCAAGGAGCAGGAATGTATACAGCAagattgtgaaaataaatgaacTGCATCCTTCTTTCTGTCAAGGAAGAAGGAATGGTTTAAAATAGTAATATCATGTGTATTAAGACAGACCCTCTTCTCCCTCACATACAGGAGGTAAATTGACTGAAGTATCAATGAAATTGATTAATTACCAATCTATACAATGTGTTAAATTACTCTTGTAATCTAGGCCCTACTGCACTAGATGTGCTTCTGGTACCCAGAATGTGTACtgctttttatattctgtttgtctgtttacaTTTCTACAAGAGCCAATGAACAGTACAgtgacttttgtttgttttttaattcgtTGATTGTGAAATGCCAAGGCTGTGATTGGAACTTtactacaaatacaataatagCGGTAATAATATGAAAGAGCATATACTAATCATGTATGTTCTAATAACCAGACTGTTTGCTTAGATACATAGgaagtgctttgagatgtttCAGCATGAAAAGAGATcgataatattttactttattttgcataTGGTAGTTgggcatatttatatatatattaaaacaacataagagattttttttctgtttcatattgCAGCAGTGGCTTTGCTGAAGATCCATCTGAGGTGGACATTTCAACAGGACCATCATATGTACGAATTAAGGCAGCTAAAAGTTGCTGTTACATAGATCTACCAAAAGGGGTCGGCATTACCCCACCGTCCTGCAGAGAAATGCAAAGGGTTTCAGGGGATGGCTTACACATTAGATTGCAGCTTCAGAATGATAATGACATGGGTAAGTTCAGGAATTTGTATTTTCttagattaaacaaaaaaaaaaaattagactgCATATAGCTTTGAATACATGTCAAGGGCAAATGCTAAAACATTCTTTGATCAATCGCATTTAGAATAGATTGGTTGGCATTCACAAACCATGGATGTTTGCTGCAGTATTTATTAGATATGTTGAGTACAAggttaactgaaaaataaacttttctcaACTTGTTTAGAAGTCCTCCCCACTTTGATTGAGAGTTTGAAAGCTCAGAAGAGTTATTTGTTTGTCTGCCAGTCCTGCAAGGAAACTATCCTAATGGAACGGTAAGgagacatgtttatttatttacaagggCTTTGAAAGAAGAAAGCCATACAGCAAGTTAACTGAACCTGTTAAAGGCAATAAAGTTAGAAGGTATCCAGACTTAAGAGAAATGGATATGCAATGAAAACCCATGCTAATTTGACCTCAAGTAGAACCCAATGGAAAGATTGTgagtgtatttaaatatagttATCATAGTGGAAATTACTCACCTCACAGGCAAGCTCAGCCAGTACAGCCCCTGGCAGataagtaattttatttttattgtttattatgtgtTCTTTATTGTGCAGGTTAAGCCATTAAAAACTGTGTGCATACAGTTTATTATGGCTTTTACAGTGGGATCCTGTGctgcagttcagttacaaaatTAAGAGGTGGGAGCTAGAATCTAAGGGTCTAGAATCTAACAAAAAGCAAAAGTACAAAGTGATCGATCCCCTCTCAAATAGATAGGGCTTTGGTCTTGAAATGTACTGCAACGATTGTTTCAGTCAGCCCAATGCAACcaacttcaaaaacatttcctCATGTACAAATGTTGTGGTTCATTACAGCATCAATTCCCTCCTGAGCAGGAATTTCCTACAATATAATTAAACTTGTCTTATCACTACAATGTGTATTCATGCACAAGTGTCCATGAATACGATTTGTCATTCCCCTAGGGGTGATTTGACATCACTAAATAGTGGAAAGAGGccatgttaaaagaaaacaaaaacattaagtgtagtattttttttgtacatttttgggggtcaaaaaaataagaaatgttacCAGCTGGCTTCACATACCCTGTTTAGTACTATTCTTGGACTGTCCAATGTTATTTTGCAGCAGTACATTGAGATGGAGGTTCAAACTGCTGAAATTGTAGAGAGGACTCCCAAGTCAGATTTCAGAACcactgatttttattacatgagagtagctgttgtTCAGATTTAGCAGGGGAATTGGATGAATGCTGGTAGATTCTTTTTCTTTGGggattgtgacagggtagtgtcacggcCCAAGCTATTATCGGAAGGAAAGAGACTcggagacagaaagctgcagtttaggTGCAGGCATGCaagtttattaacaaaacaagaacaaaataaactggcacaagctccaaaataaaatgttcaaacaaaagaataaatcgCTTGTAGGCTGGGCAATAGCTTTcactacagatacaaaacaatacaaaaatcactcCCCTCCAAACTCCTCTAACAAACAAAGGTTTCTGGTTTCTTTTATACATGTAGCCACTCTCCGGTTAGAACCAGTTACCTCGCTTGGGGAatagccacacctgtgattgctggcacgGGCAggtttaaccccatccctgccaaccttacattcccacacacacacactatttacagcagtaggacttctgccctgccacagggatAACAACCACTCCTGCTCTGTGCCATGTATTACTCCTCACTTCTCCATATCTACAAAGTTATTGTTGTACAGGATTGAAAGAGTGATGAAGCTGAGAAGATTATTTGTTCCATTTGTTATGAGCAggttatattttgttatattttcagGGTGTTCCGCAGAGTGCTTCCTCTACCAAATGGAAACTGGAACGCGCTGGTTGATGATTGGTGCTGCCACCCAGATCCCTTTGCCAACAGGAAGCTGCTCCCGAGGAAGGACGACTGTTTACTGGGGGACACCTTTGTTCTAGTGAACTGGGGTAGTGGCCCTAATGAGGCATTGATACTGGAACCAAAGACTGCTGACACAGATGTCAGCATGGAAAATGGTGGCAAAGATTTAATCCAGGTAATGGTTAATATGAAACATCTGAAACTGATTCATACAATTATGCTGCCTTATACAGTTTCTCATATATAACACCTCTGTTGGAGATCTTTGGTAAGCATTTCTGCAATGGAAGGTTCACGTGTGTTGGATGTTTCATTTATAACAAATGTGATTTACAACTAAAGACTGTAATCATATTGAATTCACTACAGTCACagtaaaaaatgatatatacacacacaaatacatacatatacatacacacactgctgtgcaaaagtcatagacatgttgcatttttctactctggtgtattgtgagcatcaacaatttactcaaagcctccactaatgTGTTCTACATtctaattagggcttctgattttaggTTTTAATCGATAAAACCTGATTAAAACACCCTAAGAACCCCTGGTCATAGTTGGCAATGAcatggatttgaacctgcgatctccaggctataggatggATCCTGCATAACACATggaacgcctttactggatgcaccactcaggagcccctagATAgtgcttgcttattttttttgcaagctaACTGGAACTGGACACCTGCCATAAAGTTTGATTGATCTTCTGCTATCTTTTATccacatatatttatttcaatgagTGCTGATGGGACGAAcgcaggattttcatgttcggatattcgctcataatttaaatatttgtctgGATATTTGATCgctttcaaaaagtaataaaagcaatTTTATTGCTCAGagcgcaggcagagacagcatagcagggGGCATGGCCCCTGTatttgtgccttttattttacaCCAGGACGTTACAATATCTAATGCTTTAAAATAGAagaatatcccaggagtaaaggaTACGTTGcttaggccttactttaccccagtgcattaactacaaaacaaaggatgccaaatagcagttccagttcaacattgttttgttttttcctccgaaagtaaaatagtacataaagttgacactgcattttattttatttttactttttctttctttctttgccattgttgtttcttcacagtaaacagttgccatagacacgttttcataaagtaataacatgaggtttatttgtgcctttttgtagcttaacaagcaaatgaaaacggAACTTTTAACTTGAAACATGGAAATGTCGTTGTGAAACGAAGGGGGAAAAACTCACCGTtgtggttcttgtttattactgTACATTCCACAGAacacattccacataacaaaatcgcaacaaaaaaataaatatatatatatatatataatttttagtgATGTGTAAGGTCGTTAGACAAAATTTTTATATCCGGGTTCTCGACGACACGACTAAGACACGCCGCACCTGTGCggctgtttttttataaaaaattatatataatatatatatatatatatatatatatatatattttttattaaagtctcACACAGAGcgcttttttatttgccattttttaaactgttgacaAAATAAAGGCAACCAATGCCTGCTGTTGAGCTGGCCAATCTCTCCATTGGTTTTGTCCTAAATGTGGGCTGCCTATCTCCACCCCCCTCCcagtaccgtattccttcaaactttttaaacagacttttttttttgtcaatgtccTGCGTCTTGAATTCAAGTATAGTGATGcttgtattaaaatcgccaacaaaagacatgactgctCGACAACGCAAAGAGGAATGttactgactgccgagaaaagatgaacaaaaacttCACCGAGTCGATCGATTTGGTGAGCTTGTTCTATACCTCCCATCTAGTATTTTGATCCTACATTTTTGCGATTGGCACGTAACACATTTCTGTATACAGTCTAAATCTTGAGATTTTCTGGGTGGCTGGAAGCATGTCGGACAG is a genomic window of Polyodon spathula isolate WHYD16114869_AA chromosome 6, ASM1765450v1, whole genome shotgun sequence containing:
- the ube3d gene encoding E3 ubiquitin-protein ligase E3D is translated as MDDSNTQAEVFIELRKRLQSGHLVLSSGFAEDPSEVDISTGPSYVRIKAAKSCCYIDLPKGVGITPPSCREMQRVSGDGLHIRLQLQNDNDMEVLPTLIESLKAQKSYLFVCQSCKETILMERVFRRVLPLPNGNWNALVDDWCCHPDPFANRKLLPRKDDCLLGDTFVLVNWGSGPNEALILEPKTADTDVSMENGGKDLIQKPNRNVIVICKCCRAMLGEVISSDTLKLYITEVTVKSPTEDSENTSLQNRSLFVENVIACRIVEVSSSQSTFRFSVQGHDGKAYILLWLLNADTLLASSKTSVSCSAFTPSEDISYNKHKSYCASNVVKVLYLPCVKSNHKDIVDAWEKDIGVHSLPLPVTTCHELLLLLSASTGSLPPSMRTMNTFQVAFLKLASN